One stretch of Prunus persica cultivar Lovell chromosome G1, Prunus_persica_NCBIv2, whole genome shotgun sequence DNA includes these proteins:
- the LOC18793789 gene encoding uncharacterized protein LOC18793789 produces MENKVLIQYNHTDPCSFARWTTKECFQFMSARPWQQVMDFYSDVVKDRKPLSALLGKACLSKSNINNRLESLPPSQDKGGRWARLTFKIVVSYHGGSFDGWQRQPGLNTVQSVVEKSLGKFVDERKAQMLKDKGLPLEGAALVAGRTDKGVTAVHQVCSFYTWRKDVKSQDITDAINSAAPGKLRVVSVTEVSRAFHPNFTAKWRHYLYIFPFNDEEDMEQSNQSGENAQNFKSLENYHEHKNGCDQCNEANVGNLVINDNEDLETLKPREFTVSRVNQLLQKLEGKLLSYKMFARDTKPSRNEGPPTECFLYHARAKESKLPCSEHEKGRRVMCIELVANRFLRRMVRVLVATSIREAAAGADEDALLKLMDATCRRATAPPAPPDGLCLVDVGYEEFDPQDCLILKE; encoded by the exons ATGGAAAACAAGGTTTTAATTCAGTACAACCACACGGATCCCTGCTCATTTGCGCGTTGGACTACCAA AGAATGCTTCCAGTTCATGTCTGCCAGGCCATGGCAACAAGTTATGGATTTTTATTCGGATGTGGTGAAGGACCGCAAGCCCTTATCAGCGTTGTTGGGCAAAGCTTGTTTGAGTAAGAGTAACATTAACAATAGGCTAGAGAGTCTACCGCCATCTCAAGATAAGGGTGGGAGGTGGGCACGACTAACATTCAAGATTGTTGTTTCGTATCATGGTGGTTCCTTTGATGGCTGGCAAAGGCAGCCAGGCCTCAACACTGTTCAAAG TGTGGTGGAAAAATCTCTGGGAAAATTTGTTGATGAGAGGAAAGCGCAGATGCTGAAAGACAAAGGTTTGCCATTAGAAGGCGCTGCTCTTGTTGCCGGACGCACTGACAAAGGAGTGACTGCCGTTCATCAAGTTTGTTCTTTTT ATACTTGGAGAAAGGATGTCAAATCTCAAGATATTACAGATGCCATCAATAGTGCAGCACCAGGAAAACTCAGGGTCGTATCAGTTACTGAG GTATCACGTGCCTTCCATCCAAATTTTACTGCCAAATGGAggcattatttatatatatttccattTAATGATGAGGAGGACATGGAGCAAAGTAATCAGAGTGGAGAGAAtgctcaaaattttaaaagtctAGAGAATTATCATGAGCATAAAAATGGATGTGATCAATGCAATGAAGCAAATGTTGGGAACTTAGTTATCAACGATAACGAAGACCTTGAAACTCTGAAACCTCGGGAATTCACCGTAAGCAGGGTGAACCAACTTTTACAGAAACTAGAAGGAAAGTTATTATCGTATAAGATGTTTGCACGTGATACCAAACCATCCAGAAATGA GGGTCCGCCAACAGAGTGTTTTCTCTACCATGCTCGAGCAAAAGAATCCAAACTACCATGTTCA GAGCATGAGAAAGGAAGAAGGGTTATGTGTATTGAACTTGTTGCTAATCGATTCTTACGCAGG ATGGTTCGGGTTCTTGTGGCAACCTCAATAAGGGAAGCGGCTGCGGGTGCAGATGAGGATGCATTGCTAAAGCTGATGGATGCTACATGCAGACGTGCCACTGCTCCCCCGGCACCCCCTGATGGTTTATGTCTTGTTGATGTGGGTTATGAAGAATTTGATCCACAAGATTGCCTCATCTTGAAAGAGTGA
- the LOC18789065 gene encoding pollen receptor-like kinase 1, with protein sequence MLRTYTTIMEHHQQQQQRNKKNIMVMMMLRASSLSSTMILFFVIVLLNVRVASSAGASDSEALLKFKDSLKNTDELTNWKSSSIPCEGATSNWVGIRCDGKGRVWGLQLEKMGLNGDINVDILKDLPDLRTISFMKNNFDGPMPDLRKLTALKTVYLSDNKFSGAIPPDWFAGMPSLKKVHLANNQFTGEIPRSLTGLDKLVELSLENNKFKGKIPDFRQPAGFTTFNVSNNKLEGEIPEGLRKLDASSFAGNEDLCGGTLKACPSKKPATWSIVVVVIIVIVALAAIAIAAFFILRRRNKASESSIEDPPPSTATVQNRSVRNEPEQQASAPGSPENLNGREVSGKQNKADQSLKLSFVRDDRERFDMQDLLRASAEVLGSGCFGSSYKAALLSGPVMVVKRYKQMNNVGKEDFQEHMRRIGRLAHPNLLPLVAYYYKKEEKLLISDHVQKGSLAVHLHGHQTVGQPSLDWQTRLKIVKGVAQGLRYLYHELPSLVAPHGHLKSSNVLLNESYEPLLTDYGLIPVVNQEHAHTLMVAYKSPEFMQSKRITKKTDVWGFGVLILEILTGKLPTNFLQHGKASEEDLASWVNSVPQDEWFSQVFDRDMGAGKNSEGEMLKLLNIGLGCCEGEVEKRWDLKEVVERIEEVKERDNNHGDEDFLSSCASEGDMTKIVG encoded by the exons ATGCTACGTACCTACACCACCATTATGGAAcaccaccaacaacaacaacaacgtAACAAGAAGAACATCATGGTAATGATGATGCTTCGGGCATCATCGTTGTCTAGTACCATGATCCTGTTCTTCGTTATCGTGTTGTTGAATGTTCGTGTTGCCTCTTCTGCTGGGGCTTCTGATAGCGAAGCCCTCCTCAAGTTCAAGGATTCCTTGAAGAACACGGATGAATTGACCAATTGGAAAAGTTCATCCATTCCATGCGAAGGAGCAACGTCGAATTGGGTTGGAATTCGTTGCGATGGAAAGGGGAGAGTTTGGGGTCTGCAGCTTGAGAAAATGGGGCTCAATGGTGACATCAATGTGGACATACTCAAGGACCTGCCTGACTTACGAACCATAAGCTTTATGAAGAACAACTTTGATGGTCCCATGCCTGATTTGAGGAAACTTACTGCCTTAAAAACTGTCTACTTGTCCGATAACAAATTCTCCGGGGCCATTCCTCCCGATTGGTTCGCGGGAATGCCTTCGTTGAAGAAGGTTCACTTGGCGAATAATCAGTTTACAGGGGAGATTCCTAGGTCGTTGACAGGTTTGGACAAGCTGGTGGAGCTGAGTcttgaaaataacaaatttaaaggCAAAATACCAGATTTTAGGCAGCCCGCCGGGTTCACAACCTTTAATGTGTCTAACAACAAATTGGAGGGTGAGATCCCGGAAGGCCTTCGAAAATTGGATGCAAGCTCCTTCGCTG GTAATGAAGATCTATGTGGAGGGACATTAAAAGCTTGCCCCTCAAAGAAGCCCGCAACCTGGAGTATCGTGGTGGTTGTGATCATCGTGATAGTAGCACTCGCAGCCATTGCTATTGCAGCGTTCTTCATCCTCAGACGCCGCAACAAAGCATCTGAATCATCAATAGAGGATCCACCGCCATCAACAGCAACTGTCCAGAACAGATCAGTTCGAAACGAACCAGAGCAACAAGCAAGTGCTCCAGGCTCACCCGAAAACTTGAATGGGAGAGAAGTAAGTGGAAAGCAAAATAAGGCTGATCAGAGCTTGAAGCTTTCCTTTGTGAGAGATGACAGGGAGAGGTTTGATATGCAAGACTTGCTGAGAGCCTCGGCCGAGGTGTTGGGCAGTGGTTGTTTTGGGTCTTCTTACAAGGCTGCTTTGCTGAGCGGACCAGTGATGGTTGTGAAGAGGTATAAGCAGATGAACAATGTAGGAAAAGAGGATTTCCAAGAGCATATGAGAAGGATAGGGAGATTGGCACATCCTAATTTGCTTCCACTTGTGGCTTATTATTATAAGAAGGAAGAGAAGCTCTTGATTTCTGACCATGTTCAAAAGGGTAGCTTGGCTGTTCATCTTCATG GACACCAAACCGTAGGCCAACCAAGCTTAGACTGGCAAACCCGTTTGAAGATTGTCAAAGGAGTAGCCCAGGGCTTACGCTATCTCTACCATGAGCTTCCCAGCCTAGTTGCACCACATGGCCATCTCAAATCCTCAAATGTCCTTCTCAACGAGTCCTACGAGCCCCTCCTCACTGACTACGGCCTCATCCCAGTGGTGAACCAAGAGCATGCTCACACCCTCATGGTGGCCTACAAGTCCCCAGAGTTCATGCAAAGCAAGCGCATCACGAAGAAGACTGATGTGTGGGGCTTCGGCGTGCTGATCTTGGAGATCTTAACTGGGAAGTTGCCCACCAACTTTTTGCAGCATGGGAAGGCAAGTGAGGAGGACTTGGCGAGCTGGGTCAACTCGGTGCCTCAGGACGAGTGGTTCAGTCAGGTGTTTGATAGAGATATGGGGGCAGGCAAGAATAGTGAGGGGGAGATGCTCAAGCTCTTGAACATTGGGTTGGGTTGTTGTGAAGGGGAGGTGGAGAAGAGATGGGATTTGAAAGAGGTTGTGGAGAGGATTGAAGaggtgaaagagagagataacAATCATGGCGATGAAGATTTTTTATCTTCTTGTGCTAGCGAAGGCGACATGACAAAGATTGTTGGTTGA